The region CTCCCCCGCCTTCCCGGTATTCCTATTTCCAGGACAAACGTTTCAATGCGTCGTTCATCCGGTTGTGGATGACCGAACAGTCCGCATCCAACAAAAAGCACATAGGGACCGACTATATGAGAAACATGAAGATCACGGTGAGTCCCGGTACGGGCAGCGAGAAAATGGAGTACAGTCCTTCCCAGAAGGAACTGAATACCAACTACTGGATCGAACAGGGGCGGGATACCTGTATCTACATTCCCCGGCCGGACGAGCGGGATTTTCTGCGGACGGTGACGGTAGACGGTGCGCAGCACGCTTTTTACGAGACGGTCAATTATGTGGTCGTCCCGCGGGAACACTGGCTGAATTCCCAGGGGTGGGATTCGTACCGTCCCACTATGTTCAAGTTCTGGGAGCCGGGAGGCAACGACGACTATCAGGGCGTCCGGGATTTGTACCTGTTCCGCCTGGGCGAGGTGTATCTGATTGCCGCCGAGGCGTATTTGCAGGCCGGAGATGCCAACACGGCTGCGGAGCGGATCAACGCCGTCCGGAGGAGGGCGAACGATGTGCCGGTCACCTCTTCCTCCCCTATGGATATTCTGCCGGAGGATGTTTCGATTGATTTCATCCTCGATGAGCGGACCCGGGAGCTTGCGGGAGAGGAACTGAGATGGGTGGAACTGAAACGTACCGGCAAATTGGTCGAGCGTGTCAAGAAATATAATCTGTATGCGGGTAGCGACTGGACTCCTATCGGCAAGCCGTATATCGAAGAGTACCATACACTGAGGCCTATACCCTACGCATGGTGGTCGTTGCTGTCCAATAAGGAGGAAGTGGCCCAGAATCCCGGATATTGACCGGAAAACGGAATGATAAGGACGGCAGGAGGAGAGGGTCTCCTGCCGTCCTTGGAAAAGAGGATGGCCCGGACCGCTCGGACGGAGGCGGAACCGTACCGGGATGCGGGTGTGACGGATGGACGGTCGTGTCGGAGAGATGCGGCAGAGGCACGCGGGAGGGCCGTCGTCGAAGGCGATGGAAATATTAATTGAAAACGTATATGAAAATTTTTCGAAACAGATTCAGAACAGGGGTTGCGACCCTTGCCGCACTGGGTGCGGGACTTTGCGCACAGGCGCAGATCGAGCCCCGCTCGTGGGTGGATTCGGTGGCGAGGTACGGCATGGAGAGATTTCTGCCTGCCGACGAATACAAATGGGACTGGGGACAGGCCACCCTGCTCAACTCTGTGGTTCACCTTTATCGGGAAGCGGCCCCCGACCGGCGGAAACCCTATCTCGATTATGTCAGGACGGCCATGGACCGTACGCTTCCGGTGGCCAACGGCAAGCATCCGAATGCCGTGGCTTCGGCCCACGGCATGGCTTTTCTGGCGGGTGTCCTGAAGGACCCCGTGTATAAGGAGAAGACGAAGGCGATCTATACGGATTACCTGCTCGCTCCCCGGGCATCGAACGGAGGCGTGTCGCACCGGGCCGAAACGGTCGAATTCTGGGATGACACGATCTACATGCTCGGTATGTTTTTCTTCGAGCTTTACCGTCAGACCGGGGATGAACGGTACATAGAGGCTTTCATGGAGCAGTATTACGCCCATCAGCAGAAGCTGTCCGATCCGAAGACCGGTCTGTGGGTGCACGGTTGGGATGCCGACGACGAGGATTACGACGACCGTTGCAGCCAGCCGGGCTGGCCCGACCGGACGACCCGCCGCAGCCATGAAGTCTGGGGCCGCGGCAACGGGTGGATCGTGATGGCCCTGGCCGACGGACTGAATACCGTGCCCCGGAACAGCCGCCACTGGAAGGAGATGGCCGGCGAACTCAAAAGGATGGTCGCCGTCCTGCCTTCGTTGCAGGACGGGGAGACGGGTATGTGGTATCAGCTTCCCCTGCGGGCCGGCGAAGAGGGCAATTTCCTCGAGAGCTCCTGTACGGCGATGTTCGGGTACGGCATGGTGCTCGGCATGAAATACGGCGTGCTGAAAAAGAAGACCTACAAACCGGTCGTGGACCGCATCTACGAAGGGCTGCGCCGTCATGCCATGGTCCGCGAAGGGGGAGCTTACCTGGCTCCCGACCGTGTGTGCCTGGGAACCTGCATCGGCGACAAGGAGTATTATTTCAAACGCAAGGTGGGGCAGGGCGTGAACTATGCGATCGGTGCCTATGTCATGTTCGGCCTCGAATACGAAAAATTCTGCGGGCTGAGATAGTCCGCCACAACCGATCAACCGACTGAATCATGAAAACGATCCGATACTTGGCCGGCCTTGTGCTGTGTCTGCTGACCTTTACTGCTTGCGGGAAGGACCCGGAAAGGGGGGGCGGCAATCCCGCGCCTC is a window of Gallalistipes aquisgranensis DNA encoding:
- a CDS encoding glycoside hydrolase family 88/105 protein is translated as MKIFRNRFRTGVATLAALGAGLCAQAQIEPRSWVDSVARYGMERFLPADEYKWDWGQATLLNSVVHLYREAAPDRRKPYLDYVRTAMDRTLPVANGKHPNAVASAHGMAFLAGVLKDPVYKEKTKAIYTDYLLAPRASNGGVSHRAETVEFWDDTIYMLGMFFFELYRQTGDERYIEAFMEQYYAHQQKLSDPKTGLWVHGWDADDEDYDDRCSQPGWPDRTTRRSHEVWGRGNGWIVMALADGLNTVPRNSRHWKEMAGELKRMVAVLPSLQDGETGMWYQLPLRAGEEGNFLESSCTAMFGYGMVLGMKYGVLKKKTYKPVVDRIYEGLRRHAMVREGGAYLAPDRVCLGTCIGDKEYYFKRKVGQGVNYAIGAYVMFGLEYEKFCGLR